The segment TACGTACTGACCTACATTattatacaataatatttaatttaggatagtctgaaatttattttcaaattcacGTATTAAGAAACAAAGAGTTTTAACTTTGAGAAAAAGTCATCCTCAACGTGCATAGGCAAATTCAAAGTTGATTTGcccaatttaattatttgttcttCTGGTAATAGTATAATTAAAAAACCAACTTTGAAAATAATCATAAGATATTAATTACTCCTACATTTTATTATGTAATGGAGAGAAGCGAAATTGAGcaaaatatcttattttaagtttattttaaaactagAAACTTAACTTATGGAACCAATTAGGTCCATGTGTATTCTCTTTGAAAGTCTTTATGTTCGAGAATTTAATAGGagaaaatgacttataataacaaaaaaatgatgtaataaaattattattttacaataagTATGACAAGGCAAAACTcatcaaacataaataaatatgaaccATAATATATTAGCTTTTATAATTTATGACTCCTTTATTgcttaaccaaaaaaaatagcTCCTCAAGTTAGTGGATGATATTGTAATAAATTTGTCTTGGAAGTTAGAACTCATCTCGTCATTTGTCAATGAATGTCATTGTAAATTGTAGTCTTGTTAGAGGATGATATTGTAATATTTCCTCAGTCCccatttacttatttataattaaaattttttgaaaattttcaagttttaattcattatttttgaaattataattaataaggataaattataatttattatgctAATTATTGCTATCTTAATATGTGTAAGGGACAATTAAATAGGGACAgagataataataaattaataaaaaaatgagatgtttttttttaaacaattgaGTCATATATAGTCAATAGCATGTATAGAATAGAAGTCCACTCATCAgtccaaaaattttattttttatttttatttttactattacaTAGGGCTAGACTTGCAGTCGTTTTTTCTCTATCAACTCAAGGAAAGTCCTAAGCTACTACACTAATGCACGAAAACTCTGTTGCCGCCTCCGTCCCCAATTCCTCCACCGCCGCCGGTGCCGTTGGTGTTCCCGCCGTGGTCAACAACTCACACCTTCCACCACAACCATTAGCGAGACGTGTTGTGTTCCGACTTCTGTGCCATGCTTCACGCGTCGGTGGAGTTATCGGAAAATCAGGGTCCATTATTAGACAACTACAACAAGACACCTCCGCTAAGATTCACATTGATGTGTCCGCACCAAACGACCACAATCGACTCATTGTAGTAGTAGCCCCTGCTTCAGTAAACAAGAGGATAAGGCTACTGGGCCCCATTGGGGATAACCAGCGTAATGAAGAAATTGATGAAATAGAGGTTTCGGCTGCACAAGAAGCACTTGTTAGGGTTTTTGAGAGAGTTATAGAAGTAACAGCGGAAAATAATGGACTAGTTTTGGGTGTGGAGAATGTTGTGTCCTGTAGGTTATTAGTAAAGGGGAATCAAGTGGGGGCTTTGATGGGCAAAGGTGGAAAAGTAATAGATACaataagaagagaaaatggATGTAGGATTAAGGTATTAACTTCAGGGAAGATGCCAAGTTGTGCTTCGCCCAATGATGAAATTGTCGAGGTGATTAATTTTCTTGCAAATTCCTTTCAAGGCTACATGTTTTCAGGTTTCATATGTAGTATATCAAACTTGAAGTTGCCTATTCTCATtcccaattttcaattttttaaaattttactttgtAGCTGATTTCATCTGCATGATTTAAGCATATTGATCACATGATTGTAAGCATATTGGTCACATGATTTTCTTGTGATGTCATTAGGGCTCATTTGGTTTTGTCGTATTGGAAACTCAACGCGTGTATAACTTCCCTGGTTAACATTACTACCATAAATGAAACCTGCAACTATGCTATTGTCTGGTTTCATGCCGAAATCCATTTTGGAATAACCGTACTCATATTAGCAATATTAGATCAAATAAATAGCCAAAATGCCCTTGAAAATACTTAGTTAACCATAGATCGTCATTAGGGCTCATTTGGTTTTGTCGTATTGGAAACTCAACGCGTGCATAGCTTCCCCGGTAAATATTACTACCATAAATGAAACCTGCAACTATGCTATTGTCTGGTATCATACCAAAATCCATTTTGGAATAATCGTACTCATGTTAGCAATATTAGATCAAATAAATAGCCAAAATGTCCTTGAAAATACTTAGTTAACCATATGTCGTTATCTCTCTTGTTTGTAGTATGATTTTTAGTTGTCTCATTTTTTAGTATATGTCCAATTTAACTTTCCTCAAAGTGCTTTATTTGATACCATTACAGAACCAATACTAGTTTTATTAAAATTGTAATATAGGCTAAGCATATTATTGCTATCAAATCTTCATCCTTTAAAACCAAATACGACAAGCTTTTGCTTTGAATATGAAGACCAAATATCCAGCAATCAAGGTGCGCACAAGATTGTTCCGTTACCACCTATGTAATTCACCTTTTGCCTATCCATATCTTGTGCTGCAATCCATGGAAACTTTTCTGCGAACCAAACGTTTTGTATTGCCATGTAACAGACACTGGCATTGCctcttttagtttcagttttctTTCACCATTCTATTTTGAAGAATCAAGTTGTCAATTTGAAACATTGCAAATTATCAGCAAGATATTTTAGTTTGTAGTAGATCTGCAGAAGCGTTCACAGTGAAGTCTAAAAGCTTCTGAAACCTTTTGAGCTACTTTCAGAATTATCCTATTTTTACATGTTATAATTTCACCTCTCTGCCTCCCAAGGTAGGGGTAGGTCggcgtacactctaccctccccagaccTCAATTGTGTTATTgcattgggtatgttgttgtacaTGTTATAATTTTTCTGCTGTCATGACCCCTGTTACATGACCTTCAGTGAACCTGTAAATGCAAAGTATTCTTTTTGAAAGCATTGATGCAACAACTTAAATTCTTAGCTCTGTAATTTTGCAAAAGTCTACCAGGAAAATCTAAGCTAcaattgaatatgaatatgtcaGAAGATTTCTGATATGTTAATTGTTGGTTAATGGCAGATAGAAGGGGATATTCTGGCTGTCAAGAAAGCGCTTGTTGCTGTCAGTCGCCGTCTTCAAGATTGTTTCTCTGTTGAAAGGACTCGAACGGTTGAAAATGCACCAATTGAGTTAGATTCAGAGAAGACTTTGCCCCCTGAGCCAGTTGATCTACCTGCACAAAGAAGTTCAATGTCACAGCCAATAACCACAAGCTCTTTCTCAGGTGCCTCTGGATGTCATTCTGTGCCACTAGATGCTGACAAGTTTTCCAGCAGTGATTCAAAAATGCCATTACAAGAGGTTGCTTTCAGGATTCTCTGCACAAATGATAAGGTAGGGGCTATAATTGGCAAGGCTGGAACAATTGTTAGGGCTCTTCAGAATGACAGCGGAGCAAGCATTGCTGTTGGGCCAAATGTTGCTGAGTGCAACGAGCGAATGATAACTATTACTGCATTAGAGGTTAGTTGGGTGTTCTTTTGCCTTGGGTATCTTTTTATCTGTAATATGTGGGTCAAgtgatataattttcttaatatatagaATCTAGAATTACGGAAATCTCCAGCACAAACTGCTGTTGTTCTTGTTTTTGATCGGATTCTGGATGCTGGCTCTGGGATGAATTTGGGAACAAGATCACTAATTACATTTAGACTTGTGGTGGCAAACAGCCAAGTTGGTTGTTTATTGGGGAAGGGAGGTGCAATAATTTCAGATATCAGGAAGGAGACAGGTACCAGCATACGGATATTTAGAGGTGACCAAGTTCCTAAGTGTGTCTCGGACAATGATGAAGTTGTACAGGTGAGTGTACAGCCTTTGGTCATTTTTAGCTTCTTCAAACTTTAGAAATACTTTTACTAATGTACCATTTATCTGAAATTAATTGTTAAGTTGTATATGTTTCGTTGTAGATCACTCCTCCAAAAGAAACATAGAACTTCATTTACAGCTTGTTTGTGATGGTTGttacatattttttcataatgtattgtattgtttaGATGAATACAATATTTACATAGATTGTATCTTCTTACATCATTACACAATGCCACACATCTGCAATCAAAGGGTGAACCTAATGAAAAGTTAAAATGGAGCTCTTTGTTCTTGAATCTCGTCCAGGTCAACTAACTGATTTAGCACATTAGCCTTTTGCATTTTTAGATTTCCCTTAGTAGTTTTGCTCCACTCTTTTATCTTCCCTTCTAGGTCCTTTAACTTGGCCATCAGAACATAATCAGGCCCTCCACTGTAGCTAAAGGGGAAAATGAGTTCCCTAATGAAAGTGGGGAAAACAAGTTCTACTTGTGATATTCCACATTGGTTGTGTCCTCCCCATTCCCACCTCCCATAGTATTTCtctaaattatatacaaatgcTTTTAGGATAATATTTTTTGCTCAACTACCGAACACAAGAAAATAAGTGGGAAACCTACTTATTTTCCgagaaaacatttttcttcagCTTGTATACACCCAAAATCTCATAAATTTTCTCAATGTTCTCCACAATTCTCCACTTAGTAAATAGCTAGCAATACAAAACCTATCTTGACTAGAAACTTGAAAATCTATCTCTATATAACTGACTACAAATCCTGTTTAAACATAGAACATTTTTCTTCAGCTTGTATACACCCAAAATCTCATAAATTTTCTCAATGTTCTCCACAATTCTCCACTTAGTAAATAGCTAGCAATACAAAACCTATCTTGACTAGAAACTTGAAAATCTATCTCTATATAACTGACTATAAATCCTGTttaaacatgaatttttttaaaaaatagcaaATATTTAATCCTAAAAATTTTGGTTTCTTACctcaaacttcaaattttttaattattattttttgagaaatactCCAAACTTTAAATTTATCTTCAAACATATTGGATTATTTATTAAAGACTAGATGCATGTTACCCAACTGTTAAGTGCGTCAGATGCACTCACTGCatgaagaaacaaataaatataggaGTAATAAGAATTGCCTCGTCAAAAACAGGcatgatttgtttttttagaTAGTTGAGAAACTTGTTGCTTGATAGACTTTACTATAAAATAAAGCTTAAGtaacaaacaaaacaaacgTGAATTACCAATTTTCATAAGTGACAATCAAAACATTGTATTATACAATACATGAATACAATACAATAGGTAACAATCATCCGAAAGAGAACCATACATATCCAGGATCGCCCTCCAAACGGTCAGTAAGGTAAAGCCAGAAGATAAGAATTGTACTCAATTTTTTCTCAGTCCCTCTAGTGTGCCGTGTGGTGCCTGCTGATTTGTCGAAAAGATTACCCAATCGACGTACCTGCAGGACTTCCCCTATGCGGTTCAAGCCATTCAAGGTGACCCTACCCAACATTTATTCGCAAATCCTGTTGTGAAATTGAGACTGCTCAACCTTCGGAAGCTAATTCGTGTTTGCACGCATTCTCTATCATACCATTGACCTTTTAAGTTTGAGAGTAAATTGTCCAGTTTTggataaattgagtatattattcttttttggaTAAATTGAACAAATTGTTCTTTTCTGGAATAATTGAGCAAATTGTCCGTCATATCATGATTTTCGTTTTAGTTCATCTAGGTTTGACTTACTGGTGCATTAAGTTTAAGGATATGCACCGAGTTCATTAATTTTTGGTGATATATACTTGATGTCAAAATATTAGAGTAATGCActttttaagttataaaatatgCAAGTTTCTTGTGACCGAATCCTGAAATTTCTCTGGAAAAAAAACCTTAGGCTTGTTAATACAGACAACTATTTTGGCTCTTCTCCTTAATATAGTAGTACTAGAACCCGCGTTGCACagtcaatataaaaaaaacaaaaacaatgttTATTGTCTTGCTTGTCTTTGTAAAGTGTAAATATAGTTCATTTAACAAAATTGCAGCTGTCGTTTGCTTTTTTACgcaataatattataaatttaactaCTTTATGAAACTTGAAGAGTTTGTAATTTAAAATAGAAGAGGAACTCTTTTGATATGTCCTTTTTGTGGAGAATGATCTTTTCATAAGATCATGTGGAGTTTATCAAACACTTCCTTTCACTCACATGTGGTTTCTTGAACTTGGTCAAATCaatctatatataaaatcaGACATTTTGGTGTATCTGTTGCACTGAGATTGTATTGTATAGATTGCAGGCGAGTTCGTAAATGTACAAGATGTTTTGCGAAATGTCACTGGTCGGTTGCGTGATAACCTCTTGGCAGCAAAGGTGTCAAATGGTGGTGTCAGCAGAAACAGCTCTCCTTTGACATCTGAAAGTAGTCCCTCTGGCCAAATGAGGGAACCTCCTTTTGGATTTCATCGGTCTAGTGGTGTCTCGCATGGTAACAATCAACATCCTGAGTTAACGCGGTCTATTAATAACCTTGTACTTTCCAACAAGACAGATCACCCCCCATCACCGGGGCTGTGGTCATCACAGGTGATAAACCGCTGAGTGTTtaattttccctttaatttaatGTGCATTCACCGACTTACCTTTGAACATTTCCTCTGGGCTTGGCTATTAGACACGACCTGGAGTAAACCAAAGAGGTGCTTTTGATGTCAGCAAAGGATCTAATTCAGTTAAAGGTGGCATGGAACTTGGAAGGTTGGTGTCTTCCACTCTTCACAAGCGGCTAATGCTTTTTCACCTGTGACAGGATGTACTTACGAGGGTGGACTCCCTATAATATGATTTGTACGAAAAAATTCCCTGTCTAGATTTACCAAATGGTCATTATAGACTTGGAGAAAAGATATGTAAGATTATCTAGAAGCCTGAGTAGAAATTTCTTGGTTGTATTCATCAGCTTGTTGCATTTTTCTATTGCTTGCAGTGGAAGCAGATCTGCCATTGTGACCAATACTACTGTGAAGATCATGGTTCCTGAAAACATCATCGGCTGTGTGTATGGGGAGGACGGGAGCAACTTGACTCGTTTAAGACAGGTATGTTGTCCCTTTCCCTTTATTAATTAGTTTTGTGGAAGGTACATGGGATTTTTAAACTCATATTTCTTCGTACTTCCATTCATTTTTGTGCTGGTGATTGATCTTTCTGAGGAACTGAATCAGATTTCAGGAGCTAGGGTCATGGTACATGAGCCCCGTCCTGGAACAACTGACAGGATTATCGTGATCTCTGGGACCCCAGATGAAACCCAGGCAGCTCAGTCTCTTCTTCAGGCATTCATACTGACTGAATAACCGTGAACTTAACAAAGAGGATCCCAATTTTGTATACTGAACTAGTACAGTTAGAACTATGTCAACAGCCAAGtacactttttattttgtatactaTGTTGTGATGAGTCTgatgtttgtttatttttagaTAGGGTATTAAACATTAGTTTTTTGGTCTTTAATATGTTAGGAAATAAGAAATTAACTTGGTATTTATCCAATTTGACTAT is part of the Solanum lycopersicum chromosome 1, SLM_r2.1 genome and harbors:
- the LOC101245802 gene encoding KH domain-containing protein HEN4 is translated as MHENSVAASVPNSSTAAGAVGVPAVVNNSHLPPQPLARRVVFRLLCHASRVGGVIGKSGSIIRQLQQDTSAKIHIDVSAPNDHNRLIVVVAPASVNKRIRLLGPIGDNQRNEEIDEIEVSAAQEALVRVFERVIEVTAENNGLVLGVENVVSCRLLVKGNQVGALMGKGGKVIDTIRRENGCRIKVLTSGKMPSCASPNDEIVEIEGDILAVKKALVAVSRRLQDCFSVERTRTVENAPIELDSEKTLPPEPVDLPAQRSSMSQPITTSSFSGASGCHSVPLDADKFSSSDSKMPLQEVAFRILCTNDKVGAIIGKAGTIVRALQNDSGASIAVGPNVAECNERMITITALENLELRKSPAQTAVVLVFDRILDAGSGMNLGTRSLITFRLVVANSQVGCLLGKGGAIISDIRKETGTSIRIFRGDQVPKCVSDNDEVVQIAGEFVNVQDVLRNVTGRLRDNLLAAKVSNGGVSRNSSPLTSESSPSGQMREPPFGFHRSSGVSHGNNQHPELTRSINNLVLSNKTDHPPSPGLWSSQTRPGVNQRGAFDVSKGSNSVKGGMELGSGSRSAIVTNTTVKIMVPENIIGCVYGEDGSNLTRLRQISGARVMVHEPRPGTTDRIIVISGTPDETQAAQSLLQAFILTE